A genomic segment from Streptomyces sp. TLI_235 encodes:
- a CDS encoding glycine oxidase codes for MARSHSDVLVVGGGIIGLGVAWRAAQRGLAVALVDPVPGGGAAQVAAGMLAPVTELQYGEEPLLRLGMASNERYEAFAAELTEATGLDTGYRRTGTLAVALDADDREELRELHAFQGRLGLDSQWLTGRECRRLEPMLAPGVRGGLLVTGDHQVDGRRLARALVAACERAGVVLHRASAAELLVEDGRAAGVRTDGGEELAGDRVVLAAGCRSHLLPGLPEGVLPPVRPVKGQVLRLQVPPAYRPFLSRNVRAVVRGQHIYLVPRADGELVIGATSEEQGFDTTVTAGGVYELLRDAHELVPGLTELPLVETGAGLRPGSPDNAPLLGPTALPGLVAATGHYRNGVLLTPVTADLVGEYLATGRVPELAAPFSPERFSPDRFHSKALAC; via the coding sequence GTGGCACGGTCCCATTCAGACGTGCTGGTGGTCGGCGGCGGCATCATCGGGCTCGGCGTCGCCTGGCGGGCGGCGCAGCGCGGGCTGGCCGTGGCCCTGGTCGATCCTGTGCCCGGCGGCGGTGCGGCGCAGGTGGCTGCGGGCATGCTGGCGCCGGTGACGGAGCTGCAGTACGGCGAGGAGCCGCTGCTGCGCCTGGGCATGGCGTCGAACGAGCGGTACGAGGCGTTCGCGGCGGAGCTGACGGAGGCGACCGGGCTGGACACCGGGTACCGGCGGACGGGGACGCTGGCGGTGGCGCTGGACGCGGACGACCGCGAGGAGCTGCGCGAGCTGCACGCCTTCCAGGGCCGGCTGGGTCTGGACTCGCAGTGGCTGACCGGGCGGGAGTGCCGCCGGCTGGAGCCGATGCTGGCGCCTGGCGTCCGGGGCGGTCTGCTGGTCACCGGGGACCACCAGGTGGACGGCCGGCGCCTCGCGCGGGCGCTGGTCGCGGCCTGCGAGCGGGCCGGGGTGGTGCTGCACCGGGCGAGCGCGGCCGAGCTGCTGGTCGAGGACGGCCGGGCTGCCGGGGTGCGCACCGACGGCGGCGAGGAGCTCGCGGGCGACCGGGTGGTGCTGGCGGCGGGCTGCCGCAGCCACCTGCTGCCTGGCCTGCCGGAGGGTGTGCTGCCGCCGGTCAGGCCGGTGAAGGGCCAGGTGCTGCGGCTGCAGGTGCCGCCGGCGTACCGGCCGTTCCTGTCGCGCAACGTGCGGGCGGTGGTGCGCGGGCAGCACATCTACCTGGTGCCGCGGGCGGACGGCGAGCTGGTGATCGGCGCGACCAGCGAGGAGCAGGGCTTCGACACCACGGTGACCGCCGGCGGGGTCTACGAACTGCTGCGCGACGCACACGAGTTGGTGCCGGGGCTGACGGAGCTTCCGCTGGTGGAGACCGGTGCCGGGCTGCGTCCGGGCTCGCCCGACAACGCGCCGCTGCTCGGCCCGACCGCACTGCCCGGGCTGGTCGCCGCGACCGGCCACTACCGCAACGGGGTGCTGCTGACGCCGGTGACCGCCGACCTGGTCGGCGAGTACCTGGCGACGGGGCGTGTCCCGGAGCTCGCCGCTCCGTTCTCTCCCGAACGCTTCTCCCCCGACCGTTTCCACTCGAAGGCCCTCGC